The sequence GGTTTTATGGTCAAGTAATTTTGTTGTAAAAAAAAGTAACCAATGATATAAAGAAATGTAATACTTTTAAAGAAAgtagaaataaacaaaaaaaaaaattggtgaaaagaaaaatataaagaaatgtatatttttgaaaaaagaaaaaataaatgaaaaaataaaaaataaaaaaatgctgAAAAGAAACACTAGAATGCATTTAATGGATTTCGAACTACGGTCATATATAAGGTGAGAGCATCACTTATACATTGCCCCATAGTCTCATTTTATACACTTATCTCACAGGCAATAAACTCTTTAATAGTGAAGGACGTTTtgaatctatacatatataaaagctggtccGTTGGCTAAAAATTTTTTCCGCCTTTTTACTCAATATGTATTTTGAAGGTTGATTAATATATGGAGCAGTTACAATTTTCAGAGCGATTACAGTATATCTAACAAAAGCTACCACCATTAATTATGCATAATAATCAGTACTAAATACTTTATTGTGAATATTAGCATCTCAGATTGAACTAAAATCACTCTAAACAGTTTATTGTGAATATTTCATTAAACAATCCATCTCACTAAGATTGCCCGAGTctcttcttttatatttttatctgaCTTGGCTCTTAGAAAAGTTACCACCATTAATTATGCATAATAATCAATactaaataatttattgtggaaATTAAGATCTCATTTTGTACTAAAATCACTCTAAATAGTTAATTGTAGATATTTCATTAAACAATCCAGCTCACTAAAATTGTTCGAgtctcttcttttttatttatatctgaCTTGGCTCTAAGAATTTAAACGATGTCACACCTTTGATTTTTTGATCTATGATTTCTGAAGTTTATATTTTCATCTATAATGTTCCTCTGGTTTTTAATTCTTTTGGATGATTGACTACAGTAGTATTGTAACTCATGCATTTACTATCTGgtgctttttttttcttcaattcatgATTGCAATGTCTGTGACATTTTAAAGACTTTGTGGTTTTGTGTTTCTATAAacttctataaaaatatttttatgagatGCTTGTGTAGGATGTAGATAAGTCACTTACTTATGGATGTTCTTTAACcaaatttttcttttaaaaattgACTAAATCTGCTTTTTGGTATATTTGTAGTCATACAATTGAATGGGTTTAATAGAAAACTTGATGAGAACTGACAATGGGATCTGAAGCAGTAGCAAAAAACAACAACTTTATACATTGCACCCAAAACTCGGTATATACATGTTTTGGAATGAAAAATTCTCACATGCCATAATGCAGAACATCAAGTCCTGATACCAAGGATGACACCGGAACCAGCTGATCCAAGACTACCGTTCAAGTTTTAACGGCGATAGTTTGTTATTATAGTTTCTTATGCAATGACTATAGACAAAAGTCAAGATCAATCACTTTCTCACGTgagtttattttttaagaagcCTATTGTTCAACCTAAAGTTTACTCTTTAGATTGCTCGCAAGAGAACGAGGTCAATCGTAGAGTGACAAGTTGACCCAAGTCGTATTCCACGAgaaagacttagcagggctaaTTATCTATGTGTTAAAcacgtaaaaataaaaatacctaaACATTCTAACCAATTTTCAAGTGATTAAGTAATGTATCTAAAACAACgagaaataaattcaaagtaataaaacaaacggaaattcAAGGATTAAAGATTCTAGGGCGATGGATCATCTTCTCGGGAAATCAATAAACAAGTGAAGATCATGCACAATTAATAAACTCACAAAATTCTCCTAACGTAGGTGCTCAAACCATAGTTTTCACATTCAAGTATGAGTCTACGCTAATTAAATCACATGAATTCATCAATTATTAGACTATATGTTTCCGATTAAGTCTAATTCCAATTCAACCACGGTCAAGCAACGAGTTCTTCTCTCGATCTCACACGTTGCAAACACAATCAAGCAATGATCAATTGCTAAATCGAATATCAAACAATTGAATCGGATAAAGTGCATCAATGCATCACAAGCAAATCAATTAAACCCAATTGAATCTCCAACCCTAGATTATGGAAATTAGTTCATCATGCTGTAGAATTCAAAGTAGGAGAAAAGGTAAACCATGGAATTAAAACCAAGAAGAAAGATAAAGAAATAACTGTGAAATTCAAAGTGCAAATCCGTTCCAATGCATAAAGAaagtgaaaataaaatgaaaaactaaagttCTCCTATTGTTCTTGCTTCAAAAAGGGAAAAGGATGGAAGTTCTAAGTGAAAAAAGTCTATTTGAATCTCTAAAAACCGCCCTTCTTATGAGAATTCCCGTCAGAAAACAGTCAGGGTCAGCCCGGTTGACTAGTGCACCGCGGCTCACTTCACATTCTGCCCATTTTCCTTCAAGCAGTCAACCCGGTTAGCTAGTGCGCCGCGGCTCACTGCCTTCTCTTCTCAATCTTCTTCTAATCACTCCCGATTCATTGTGAGCCATGGTTAGCATATTTTAAACACTCTCTTTTGCGTCGTTGTGAGCTTTCTTCACAACCTTCAAATGCTTTAACATCGACATTCTTCATTTAACACCTAAAGCATCACAATTAACCATTAAGCTcaaattaacacaaaatcaCCACTACTCTACACAACTTTTACAATAAAATATGACTAAACTAATAATAGACAATGGCACAAACACGACGAAACACCTATTTTAGGCATGGTCAATTTTATGTAGCTATTTTTAGAGTTACAAGCTGAAGAGGTCAAAAATCTTGATATGTAATAAAGACAATGTAGGTTATTCGTCTACTACAAATGTTATATATAAAGAAgtctttcaaaatttataataataagatgaaAAGTTTGCAGTTGTCTTTTGATATGTTATTTCCCccgtccaccaaaagtatgacacttttgatTGGCACAAAAATTGATGGTGATTTTTATACACTTGAGAAAGAGTCTCACCATtatatgaaatgagtggttgagattgaattaaggtgatctttttttgtaaataagaggGGTATTTGTAATGTAAAAGATAAGGAAAATATGTGGAACAATATTCTAAAAAGTagagtgtcatacttttggttgacacaaaaatgacaaaattgccatatttttttatggacggaggaagtataattttttttttgagaaatttaaaatgttaatcttaaaatatatttttagtattaatataaattgtataacaattttataacttttattTGATGTCTTACTCAACTACTTATAACGTACTCTGAACTTTTATGTAaatagataaattttaaaataaattaagatttttttattatcttataacttgtatttaattttaataatattcgtgtatatttaaaaaatgaattaaatatatgaaatttcaacaaaatacgTATCCCGTACATCGCACGGGTGAAACGCTAGTTATGGTTTTAGGTCAAAGATCTTGGATTCGAGTTTTTGTGAagcggtctttaaatttatttatttattaccgttaatttataaaaaaaaattagatataAAGAGAAATTAAAACAAAAGAATGGGCCGACAACCACAAGCCCACATCTCAGTCTAAAATATCGCCCAAAATTTCACCCAAAATCGGAAGTAGCAGAAGATGAACGGATTAAGTCGTCTCAATTCGGCCAATCACCTCTCCGCCGCAGCCGCCGCCGTATATCCGAAACGGTTGCTCAGAACAAGTATCGGTCACTCCTCTCCCGCAGCGACAGCTGGAATTAGTGACACCCGCAATAGTTATGtgagaaaaagggggaaaaagcTGAAGGAGCTCTCGAGGAGTGTGGTGATGCTCACTTGCGATTCATCTGTAGACGGTGGTGTCTGTAATGTTTATTTGGTCGGATCCAATCACGCTTCTCCGGTAAATTACTggtgtttatttgtttaatattttatgtcaatttttaatgaattacaaTAGCTTAAGTTAATTGTTTATCATTTGCAGAAATCTTGGGAAGAAGTTAGGGCAACGGTGCGATTCTTGAAACCAGAGgtgtttttcttttcaaattacAAGCCACATTGGCTACTATTAATTTTATgtgatcatcatcatcatctctcTAATTAATATAGCAATTATATGCTTTCAGGTTGTTTTCCTAGAATTTTGCTCTAATCGCGAACATATTCTTAGGCGTGAAAAAATTAAGGTTTGCttgtatttgtatttgtatttgtatttgtatttgttttCAGTTTATGTAGAATTCATTGAACATGAAATGGTGGCCTTATTTTGCAGGTTCCGACCATAATGGAAATGGTggaaatgtggaaaaaaaataataaactttCTTGGATTCTTTACAGGTGGTATTTTGCTAAGGTATGATTCTATTATGCTAAACTGATACGCCAGCCCAATTATGCTCAGCCAATAGCCCATTAGGTTATCATTATCAATGATATAAATATTGTAATCTCTAAGTTACTCATTAAGGAATGAATATTTTGGTTGATGTTTatcaaatctctctcttctctcttgaaTTTTGGAGTTTGAGCTACTCGAATTGTTCCACCATTGATACGGATCGTATCAATTGGTGCTTTCATTGAGAGATCATCTCTCtttgattattaaaaaaaaaatgtcaaaatttgaaatacTAGCTGCCATTGAAGAGATCCATACCTCCATCTACAGCCTGCAATCCTCCATCGATGCAAATTTTCCGGCCACCAACACGTTCCCTCCAACTATTGTTCCAGATCTCTGTTGGTTTCCACCTTCTTCCCCAACGCCCATTACTCCAGCTCCCTATCCACCACAATCGTTTCCCCCAATCCTACATACAACTCACTCCACTTCACGTCTTTTGCATTCGCCGTCTCAGCCCATCCGAAATCGAAGAGAAAAACAACCACGGGCTTTGTTACAATTGTGACCAAACCTGGTCCGATACCCATCGATGCCGCAACAAATTCTTGATTCTGTTCGGCACCGACGACGAGGATGACTTCGGCGATCCTAAATCTCCAGATCTCATGGCTGGAGTTGAAGCTACGGTGGAGGATGTCTCAAGTCCTTCACCATTCCCAACCACTCACAGCCCCTCTCCGATTTTCTCGCCGTCAGCACCCTCCGCCACCACCGTTACTCCAACTTCGCAACCTGACTCATTTCCATCTTCTCCTGTACCACCGACCACTCCTGCACCGCCTAGCCCAACAGATCTGCCCTTTACTGATGCTCACTCCGAGCCAAAGCTATCCCACTTCACTCTGTTCCGCATTCGCCCACTCCGCTACCATCGATAGTTCTccaaccgccgccgccgccaacaCCTCCACCGCCAATACAACCTCCACCCACCGAGCCACCCCCGGACTTGTTGCCTTCACCTGCaataccaccaccaccaccaataAACCCTTCGGTGAGTCTTCCGCCAATTTCCTCCCAACTCAGTCAGTCACCACCATCTCCGACCCTCCGTTGTCGCAACAAAAATTTACTCCTTCTGGATTATGGATACCATGACCTTGAGTCACCGGACAGTCCTATTCGGGCAGACGGCAATGTGGTTATTGTGGGTGAAACCCCGCTGATATTCTCAATTTCTCTACGACAAGCTAGGGTTTATCTTGACTTGTTTAATCAGCCATATGAGATTCACATTTGGCTTGGGTCTAAAAATGAAGAGCCCAACCCAATCGTGATATTTGGGCTCATTATGAGTGGCCCAAAAGCTTTGATTGTAGCTGCCCACAGCCCAAGTGCAAAGGCTCGTCTGTGTCACTCTCTCCAAGTTTATAAAATTGGGGTATTTCAACTGCCTCAAGCTGTGTCTGCACTATTAACCACGCCACTTCACACCGTCAAAATCAAGGAGAAGGATTGTGGATGCAGTCGATTTTGGCTGCTCGTTGGTTTTGAGGATGAGATTGTGTCCGATGCTTTTGGACCCATATCAGTTGCTATTGCGGATGTTGTAATCGTGGGCGTCGTCTCTAGCTTTTACCCTTCCATGGTTGTTTTCGCCGGTCAAGAAGTCCAGCTATGTGGCGAACCGCGGCCGGATCTCTTGGGCACGCCCAGACCATTTGTATCAGTTCTTGAGTTTGCTTGGATTAATTTTGTGCAGGTTTTCAGCTGGTACGTTTGTTGAGCACATGGTGGGCATAGCTTTATCAAGCTTCTAGCTGAATTTCAGCCGGAGTTTTTATCAAGCAGGTGTCGGGCAGTTGTTATTTCGGCACTATTTTGTTTCGTTTTTGCAATTAGTGGGCCGAATCATGTACTCCCATCACCATTTTGCGCAGCTtcaccttgaggacaaggtgaTTGTGAAGGAGTAGGGAATGATACGCCAGCCCAATTATGCTCAGCCCATAGCCCATTAGGTTATCATTATCAATGATATAAATATTGTAATCTCTAAGTTACTCATTAAGGAATGAATATTTTGGTTGATGTTTatcaaatctctctcttctctcttgatTTCTGGAGTTTGAGCTACTCGAATTGCTGCACCATTGATATGGATCGTatcataaacatcataaacttACTAGAGAAACCTCTTTTTGGTTTCTTCAACAAATTCCAAATTAACTTTGCAAAGTGATACTCATCTCTTTTTTTCTAGCGTGTGAGTCGATTTGAAGTTCCAGATGATGGAGATTTTCTGGCAGCATATGATGAAGCCAAGAAATATGGTGCCAAGGTTATACTGGGCGATCGACCACAAGATGTGAGCTACTTTTCTACTTGTTTGCTACCTTCTTCCCCATAGTCATACACTACTTTTGCATTTTGAGTATTGCTAATATTCTATCTCTAGCTAATTGATTTTTTCGTTCAATAATATTTTCCACTTAGTTATAATCCCTTCCCATATCAATTAAtcacaaataatattttaagtTTTCATTGTTATTGTTTTTGAAGCTCTTTTTGTCGGATCTATTAAAAGTCTTCTGCATGTGTTCTCAAGTTcctacttttttcttttttgatagaTTACAGATCGGAGGTATATTGCCAAGACGTCTATTTGGCAATTTCTCACCGTTCAAATTGAAGGAATTCCCATGAATTTGCCAAATGATATTGTGGAGAAGGTGATACATATTTACCTTTAATATAAGACTTACAGAGAGTATATGTGGGGAGATCAGTTTTAATGATGTTACTTGAGCATTAAAAGTTGATATATAATTCCTTTATGTAGGTGATATACGGAAAGTATGATGCTCATGCGGTCCATCGATATAATCAAGAGATGGCCAAGAGCGATCCTGCTTGGGCAGAAATATATATCCATGAGCGTGACCTGTTCGTGTTCTGATCCTTCTCCAAATCTCATTCTAATTCTTAATACTGGGCTTTGTATCATTGTAAAATTGCATGATTAATTGCTTTCATTCTATATTTGTTGTATAGATATCTGTCGGCCAAGATACTAGATGTTGCCCGTAAGCATAAATCAGTGGTAGCCGTCGTGGGAATGGGCCATGTACCAGGAATCCAGAAGAACTGGAAACAACCTGTTGACGTACAAAATCTACGCCATTCATTGACTACTTTGCCCTTCAAAATTCTCTACTGGATGTTCACTTTCCACATAGAATTAATCATGCTTTCTTTACTTTAATATATGCCACTGTTCTAACTCGTTAGGATTGATTGTTTAACGTTGTTATTGATTCCAAATATATCCATCTTATGGAACTTTATGTTGTTGAATGTCTCAGGTGGAGCAACTTCTTACCATACCAAATTAAAAAAAGACAATATCAGTGGGCAAGATAAGTTCTATCACGGGGGTTGCCATAATTTATGGCATTTATCTCTCCATCAAGAACTAGCGCTCTGCATTCCATGAGAACTCATAGCTTAGCTTGGATGAAAACTGCTACAACAATGACGTTGTTGCCGTCGTAAATCTCACTTAGAATTTCGCCTATTTGAGCTTGTCGAAAATTAAATGTCAGTTCTCTGCATATGTTTATTCTTGTTCATTTATTATGTGTGCTCGCCTATTTGAGCTTGTCGAAAATTAAATGTCAGTTCTCTGCATATGTTTATTCTTGTTCATTTATTATGTGTGCTTGATAAGTTTGAGATGTGGGTCTATTGACATCAATGGCAATTTTTTCAATTCcccactttttctttttgtctttCTCTATATTTATGATTACTAGCTCGAGAAAACGTTGCGCGGATTGGCCTACTTGTGGAAACTTGGTCTTTTTGTgcaaatatttgaaatgaacATCTTCTGTTAATTGTAAAAAAAGTTTATATCAAAATTGTCaaacaatatactccctcccaCATTTATAtcttttagtatccatatttctattttagtcAGTcccatattttgatatttatttttatttttagtaaaagtaagtGAAACTCTTACTTCACTTTAATCACATTAGCACTCTCATAAAATTgaacccttattccactcacaaacACAGGCaaccatttaattaaaacaCGTGGCATTctcaaatgaatactaaaagATAAAACTACATGGAGTTTCAAATCTTATGTTTTCTTCTTCGACTTGTTACTCATCTTAAGCATAACATACACGAGTATGCCCGGCCCATTTCAAACAAAAAGATCCATCTTCACATGTCATAAACCTCCTCTCATGCATTGTTGCCCTTTACCTACTCATGGGGGAGTTCTTGGATCTAGTAGAGTTGTTCCGACTGTCAATAAACGAGAGACACTGAAATTGACCCTATCATAGGGAGTCCACGCCCTGAACCACACTGCTGTTGTTAGATATAGTAATTAGGGACTGGTAATTCCAACTTCGCAGGCACGTTCCAAGAACGCTTCCCCATGACTATTTCGCCCCCAAACTGAGTGCACCGGGGTGGATCGACATTCTTCATTTAACACCTAAAGCATCACAATTAACCATTAATCTcaaattaacacaaaatcaCCACTACACTACACAACTTTTACAATAAAATATGACTAAACTAATAATAGACAATGGCACAAACACGACGAAACACCTATTTTAGGCATGGTCAATTTTATGTAGCTATTTTTAGAGTTACAAGCTGAAGAGGTCAAAAATCTTGATATGTAATAAAGACAATGTAGGTTATTCGTCTACTACAAATGTTATATATAAAGAAgtctttcaaaatttataataataagatgaaAAGTTTGCAGTTGTCTTTTGATATGTTATTTCCCccgtccaccaaaagtatgacacttttgatTGGCACAAAAATTGATGGTGATTTTTATACATTTGAGAAAGAGTCCCACCATtatatgaaatgagtggttgagattgaattaaggtgatctttttttgtaaataagaggGGTATTTGTAATGTAAAAGATAAGGAAAATATGTGGAACAATATTCTAAAAAGTagagtgtcatacttttggttgacacaaaaatgacaaaattgccatatttttttatggacggaggaagtataatttttttttttgagaaatttaaaatgttaatcttaaaatatatttttagtattaatataaattgtataacaattttataacttttattTGATGTCTTACTCAACTACTTATAACGTACTCTGAACTTTTATGTAaatagataaattttaaaataaattaagatttttttattatcttataacttgtatttaattttaataatattcgtgtatatttaaaaaaatgaattaaatatatgaaatttcaacaaaatacgtatcccgtgcatcgcacgggtgaaACGCTAGTTATGATTTTAGGTCAAAGATCTTGGATTCGAGTTTTTGTGAagcggtctttaaatttatttatttattaccgttaatttataaaaaaaaaattagatataaaaagaaattaaaacaaaaGAATGGGCCGACAACCACAAGCCCACATCTCAGTCTAAAATATCGCCCAAAATTTCACCCAAAATCGGAAGTAGCAGAAGATGAACGGATTAAGTCGTCTCAATTCGGCCAATCACCTCTCCGCCGCAGCCGCCGCCGTATATCCGAAACGGTTGCTCAGAACAAGTATCGGTCACTCCTCTCCCGCAGCGACAGCCGGAATTAGTGATACCCGCAATAGTTATGCgagaaaaaggggaaaaaagCTGAAGGAGCTCTCGAGGAGTGTGGTGATGCTCACTTGTGACTCATCTGCAGACGGAGGCGTCTGCAATGTTTATTTGGTCGGATCCAATCACCATTGTCCGGTAATTTactgttgtttatttatttaatatttatgtcAATTTTTACTGAACCACAATAGCTTAAGTTAATTGTTCTTCATTTTCAGAAATATTGGGAAGAAGTTAGGGCTACGGTGCAATTCTTGAAACCAGAGgtgtttttcttttcaaattacAAGCCACATTGGCTACTACTCTTatttttatgtgatttattattattattattattattattattattattattattattattattattattattattattattattattatcactgTCTAATTAATATAGCAATTATATGCTTTCAGGTTGTTTTCCTAGAATTGTGCTCTAAACGCAATGGTATTCTTATGCGTAAAAATCCCAAGGTTGGCTTGTATTTCAgtatttgtatttgtatttgtatttgtatttgttttCAGTTTAAGtagaattaattgaatttagtGCAAGTCATTAAACATGAAATGGTGACCTTATTTTGCAGGTTCCGACGATGAGAGAAATGGCGGAAATGTGGAAGCAAAATCATAAACTTTCTTGGATTCTTTACTATTGGTGTATGACTAAGGTATAATTCTATTTATGCTAACTTACTACAGAATTAACTTTGCAAAATGATACTCATCTGTGTTTTTCTAGCGCGGGAGTCGATTTGAACATACAATTTGTGGAGATTTCCGGGCGGCAAATGAGGAAGCCAAGAAATATGGTG comes from Salvia miltiorrhiza cultivar Shanhuang (shh) chromosome 3, IMPLAD_Smil_shh, whole genome shotgun sequence and encodes:
- the LOC131017319 gene encoding uncharacterized protein LOC131017319 isoform X2, translated to MNGLSRLNSANHLSAAAAAVYPKRLLRTSIGHSSPAATAGISDTRNSYVRKRGKKLKELSRSVVMLTCDSSVDGGVCNVYLVGSNHASPKSWEEVRATVRFLKPEVVFLEFCSNREHILRREKIKVPTIMEMVEMWKKNNKLSWILYRWYFAKRVSRFEVPDDGDFLAAYDEAKKYGAKVILGDRPQDITDRRYIAKTSIWQFLTVQIEGIPMNLPNDIVEKVIYGKYDAHAVHRYNQEMAKSDPAWAEIYIHERDLYLSAKILDVARKHKSVVAVVGMGHVPGIQKNWKQPVDVEQLLTIPN
- the LOC131017319 gene encoding uncharacterized protein LOC131017319 isoform X1; the encoded protein is MNGLSRLNSANHLSAAAAAVYPKRLLRTSIGHSSPAATAGISDTRNSYVRKRGKKLKELSRSVVMLTCDSSVDGGVCNVYLVGSNHASPKSWEEVRATVRFLKPEVVFLEFCSNREHILRREKIKVPTIMEMVEMWKKNNKLSWILYRWYFAKRVSRFEVPDDGDFLAAYDEAKKYGAKVILGDRPQDITDRRYIAKTSIWQFLTVQIEGIPMNLPNDIVEKVIYGKYDAHAVHRYNQEMAKSDPAWAEIYIHERDLYLSAKILDVARKHKSVVAVVGMGHVPGIQKNWKQPVDVQNLRHSLTTLPFKILYWMFTFHIELIMLSLL
- the LOC131017320 gene encoding uncharacterized protein LOC131017320 isoform X2, with the protein product MNGLSRLNSANHLSAAAAAVYPKRLLRTSIGHSSPAATAGISDTRNSYARKRGKKLKELSRSVVMLTCDSSADGGVCNVYLVGSNHHCPKYWEEVRATVQFLKPEVVFLELCSKRNGILMRKNPKVPTMREMAEMWKQNHKLSWILYYWCMTKRGSRFEHTICGDFRAANEEAKKYGAKVILGDRPIHLNGKYDAHAWDQYHQETAKSDPAWAEIYGHERDQYISAKILDVARDHKSVVAVVGKAHLPGIQKNWKQPVDVEQLLSIPTQKKTVSMGKILPITGVAMIYGIYLSIKLS
- the LOC131017320 gene encoding uncharacterized protein LOC131017320 isoform X1, whose translation is MNGLSRLNSANHLSAAAAAVYPKRLLRTSIGHSSPAATAGISDTRNSYARKRGKKLKELSRSVVMLTCDSSADGGVCNVYLVGSNHHCPKYWEEVRATVQFLKPEVVFLELCSKRNGILMRKNPKVPTMREMAEMWKQNHKLSWILYYWCMTKRGSRFEHTICGDFRAANEEAKKYGAKVILGDRPIHITDQRYIAKTSIWQFLTVQTQGVRTKLPNDLKQKLNGKYDAHAWDQYHQETAKSDPAWAEIYGHERDQYISAKILDVARDHKSVVAVVGKAHLPGIQKNWKQPVDVEQLLSIPTQKKTVSMGKILPITGVAMIYGIYLSIKLS